AAAAGTACACTTTCGAAAAGCCTCAAGGCATTTACCTCTGCGCTCATCATCCTCAATGTGATGAGCTAATAATTGCTGATATTTATTGTCTAAACTGCGGGCGTATTCCAAATTTGCTGGCAGCATAGCTAATAGCATTCTGAGGCGGCGCATCTTACCAATATGCGTTTGAAAGCTATTGAGACTGATCACTACATTATTCCACGCGCTAATTCGGTCCTCGGGACAAAAGTACTCAGCGTTGGCTTCAAAAAAAGCATAAAATGAGCTTTTATAGCTTTCTCTTTCCATCATTTGTTGAGTCTTTTTTCTTTCGATACGATTTTCTTCTGCTACAATAAACTCGAACAAGCGGCTTTTATCACGAAATGAACCTGAGCAGAATTCTTTTTCTAGTTCTTTTTTTCGATCAAGAGCAATATCAAGCTGATAGAGTCGGCTGAGAAACTTACGTTTGTAGCCTTGAGCCCAGGCTTTTGTTTGCTCGAGCATGAAAATCATGCGTGAGCGGCGTTGCAATAATTCTTCGTGGCTAATGTTTTCACCAGCAGCATCAAAGTAAGCTAAGGCTTCTTGCTGATCATATGAAGTGAAAATCTGATTTTCATCATCAGCATTGCCGTGATAATGATATTGCTCATAAAAAGCTAATAGACGCTCTCTCAGTGAGTAATACTGTTGTTGTTCCAGTAGCGATGACTGGGTAGTGTCGCTATTCGATGCAGCCATACAATTACTTAAAACTCAATGCCCCGTCTTGCTGGCACACCTTTTTCCATATAGTGCTTAATTGGTTTCATCTCGGTAATCAGATCTGCCAATGCCATCATTTCTTCTGGGACATTACGGCCAGTCAGTACTACTTCCATGGTACTGGGGACTTTTTTGATAAAATCACAAACTGCTGCCGTGCTTAGCATTTTTAGAGCAACAGTAGAATTAATTTCATCGAGTACTAAAAGGTCGTAGCCTTTAGTTAGTAATGTAGTAGCTAAAGTTAAGCCTCTTTCTGCTTCTAGGGTGTCCTCTGGGGTGATAGAAAATCGAAATGATCCATCACTATTGCGTCGATTTAGACCGGTAGGAAAAAAGTCTAAACCGATTTGGCTCAAAATCTTTCTTTCACCGTAATCTTCGCCACCTTTATCAAAATAGATAATAGCTACTTTGAGTCCTTGGCCAAATGCTCGTATTGCCAATCCCAAGCCAGCGGTGGTTTTCCCTTTGCCTTTACCAGTATAAATTTGAATCATGCTTTATTTTCTACGGTGCCGATACTAGCACGTTTCTGTGACTTGGCTAAGAGCAAAAATCCCTGTTCGGCCAGTACTCTGGAGCGTCTCATGAAACCGATCACGATTTCTT
This is a stretch of genomic DNA from Candidatus Abawacabacteria bacterium. It encodes these proteins:
- a CDS encoding cob(I)yrinic acid a,c-diamide adenosyltransferase; its protein translation is MIQIYTGKGKGKTTAGLGLAIRAFGQGLKVAIIYFDKGGEDYGERKILSQIGLDFFPTGLNRRNSDGSFRFSITPEDTLEAERGLTLATTLLTKGYDLLVLDEINSTVALKMLSTAAVCDFIKKVPSTMEVVLTGRNVPEEMMALADLITEMKPIKHYMEKGVPARRGIEF